GGCGGCTAGCGGGGCCTGGCCGAACTTGCTGGCGAGCCAATAGAGTTCGGGAGAGCCTTCGTTGAGCGGGTACGTGTTGCCAAAGTCAAAGCACGCCGTTCCCCGAGGTCCGCGCCCCCCCGCAAGGACCTTATACAAACCGGTCTTGCTCAAGAATCCGCCAGCGTCGAGCCCCAGGTCGGTGCCAAGGCTCGTCTCCAGCATATCGAATCCCCGGATCAGACGGCCCACGCCATAGACCCAATACCCGTGGTGCTCGATCCAGCCCCCATCATTGTTGAGACTCGCCATCGCGATCGATAGGGACTTCTGAGCATGGGCAAGAACTTCACTCGAAACCGAAGGATCGGTATCTCGAATGGCCAGTGCGCCAGTGATGAACCCGCTGTTACAGACCATCGCGATATTCAGTCCCGACCAGGTCCACCATTGCTGCGTCGATCCGGAGCGATAGCGCGCCAAAGCGACGTTGAGGCCCTTATTCACAATCGCGCTTCGAAGGGCGGAGCGCTCCGAGGGCGTCAAGTAGTCATGGAGCCAGTCGTATCCGATGGCGGCTGCCGAGGTGAACTCGGCCAAAACGTGGAGCACTGTGGCTTCGGCGCGCCAATCGGGCATCGCGACGAGCGTTGAAAGGTATTGCCGCGCCTTTTCCGCATAGGCTGTGTTGTTCGTCAGCCGATAAGCGAGGGCGAGCGCCGTAATTCGCTCTTCCGACATTCGCGAGTCCACGTTCTGAACCGTATACACGGGCTGCAACAACAGCCAATCGACATGGTCGATCAGGCCCGCGTAATACGTTTGCATCGTCGCATCGGTGTTTTTCAGTTGGTTAATTCGAGTGATGCGCTGCGCGTTCAACGTTAGGTGCGGGCGAACGGGCGCGCCAAACGGCAGCATCTGCCCCATCGCAGTAACTTCGCCCGAATTGGCGGGAACGAACGTTCCGCCCCAGGTGAAGGAAACCGGGCTGAGCGTCGATGCGCTGTTGGCCGCGAAATTGGAAAGAGAACTTTGAGCCGCGCTCTGCATCGCCAGCCCAGCGACGATCGCGGTTGTCAAGGTTATTCGAGAGGTTTTCATGATGAAGCTCCGTCAACACGGGTGTTCCGTGATGGAGCCGAGATTTCGCAGGTATGTCTTTCGGTTCTGCCCACGAGAGGCCTGGGGCAGGTCGGCGGTGGGATACACTCCCCAAGTTCGCTCAGAACCCGAACCGATGTCCGCACCTACCCCCCTGCCAAGCCCCCCCGTCCGACGGAAGCGCCTCGCCATCCTCGTGAACATGGTCGCTCCGTATCGGGTCCCGGTCTACGAGGAACTGGGCGGGGCGTTTGAAACCCTCGTGCTCTTTTCGGGCAGAGAACGCAACCGAGGGTCGTGGGAACGGGTCCTCGGCCAATTTCGGAGTTGCCGATGGAAGCAGGTGTGGGGCTTCGCTTTGCGGTTTGCCCGAAGAGCCGAACAAGGCGCGATCGACCAGCAGTACTTGCATCTCGATCCGGGGTATTTCTTCGAGCTACTTCGCTATCGGCCCCATGCGGTGATCTCCAACGAGATGGGCTTCCGCACCCTGGCCGCTCTCTTTTATGGGTTTCTGTTTCGCAGGCCCGTGTGGGTGTGGTGGGGGGGCACGCTTCACACCGAGCGCAACCTCAGTCGGCGCAAGCGGGCTTGGAGGAAGTGGTTCGTGGGGCGGGTTCGGCGATGGATCAGCTACGGCGAGACCTCGACGGAATACCTGGAGTCGCTCGGAGTTTCACGCGAGCGGGTGCTCCAGATTCAAAACTGCGTCGACGAGCGGCGATTCCAGCCGGAGGGAGAGAGGCTGATCGACGTCCACCCCAAGCCGGTGGTCCTCTATACGGGCCAAATGATTCGACGAAAGGGCGTCGATCGTCTGATTGAGTCTGCCGCGAGGTTGCAGTCTGGGGGAGCGGAGTTCTCCCTATTGCTCGTGGGCGGAGGGGCCGAAGCGGAGTCGCTGCAGGAGCAGGCGGCGTCGCTCGGTTTGCGGCACCTCGTCTTTCACGGCGCCGTCGCTGCCGACCAAATGCCGGCGGTGTACCGAAGCGCCGATCTCGTGGTGTTTCCCACCCTCGAAGACGTGTGGGGACTCACGGCGAACGAGGCGATTCTGTGCGGGAAGCCCGTTCTGACCTCGATCTATGCCGGATGCGCAGAGGAGATCATCCCGAGCGAGCAGCGCTTCGATCCCCACGACCCCGATCAATTCGATAAGGCCCTTGGCTCGGCGATCCGCAAGGGGTTGATTCCGCCGAGCCGAGATTCGCTATGGACCTGCGAGCGAACGGGCAAGACGATCGCCGAGGCAATTTCGTCGGTATTCCTGTGAAATGCGCGAGGTTGCGCTACCTCCTCGCTGGAGCGATCTCGCCGTGATGCCGAAAATCCCAATATGCTCGCCCGCATAACGCGAACCTTCTTTTCGCCCGTCTTTTGGGCCGCTGTGCTTTCCGCGCTGCTTACCCTCGCCGCATTCGGTTGCGGTGGGGGAGGGACCGTCACGTCGGGTGGCGGCGGCGGAGGAGGAGGCGGTGGCGGCGGTGGCGGCGGTGGTGGCGGCGGCGGTGGTGGCGGTGGCGGCGGTGGCGGCGGAGGAACGCCCCCTTCGATCGTCGTGAGCGCCGATCCAGGAGTCCTTTATGCCCACATGATTACCGGGATGGGCCGAGGGCCGGATTCGTGGATCGATATCGACTGGATTTCGGCGGGGGCGCAACAGAGCGAGTTCGCAACGACTCGAATTCAACTCAACGGGTACACCTCGACCCCGCTCGACATCGTCGCTCTGGGGACTGGCACCCAGACCTTCAATTCGTTTAGTATCAATGTTCTGCAACTGATTCTGCCGGGCAATACGATCGTTCCCGGACCCCACACCAAGACTGTCCCGTCCAACTTCAAACTCATGGCCGGTCGAACGACCGCGATTCAAACGTTCTTCGATGAGTCGATGGTGTTCGAAGACCAAGGCGCAATGATCTTCGACGACGTGGCGTTCGACTTCGTCAACGTCGATCTGTTCGGGGGCTCGATTCCGGCGTTCTTCAGCGACTGCGTCCGAGTGGACATCGGCCAGCTTTCGTCTCGCCCAGGGCTGAATGCGGGGGGGCAGGCGCAATTTGTGTATGTCTCGGGCGACGTGGTGGGGCTCAGCGGATCCACGTCTACGACGTTTGAGATTCACATGGACCGCGACCGCAATTTGGACTTCGTCCCAGTTCGGGGTGGCACGTTCACCGGGACAGCTTCTGGAACCTACACGGTCGTTGAGCCCAATCCGCAAAACAGTTCCGTCGAGATTCCCAGATACACGGCTCCGTGGACCGACATCGACAACGTGGTGCAGGACTTCACCGAGTTCGTGATGATCTCGTTCCCTTCGACGGATTCGACCAAGTCAGACCACCTCTTGATGCTCTCGCGTTCTTCGGGAGTGATCACCGCATGCTATTTTGGAACGCTCAATCGCAACACGGGCTCCTTCAGCGCCTATCCGATCGGGCAGTTCAAGCAGGGTTCTCCGACGACAATTGGCGGTGTCGCCTCGATTGAAGCCACGGGTGGCAACTACAGCATCGAATCCGGAACCCCCCCGGCGAGCTTTCCGTTGACGGGGACATACCTTCGGTTCGTGCGGTAGAGTCTGCGGTTAGGCGGACAGCGAATGAAGGCATTAGTCACCGGCGGCGCCGGGTTCATCGGGAGTCACGTGGCGCTGGGCGCCGCGGCGAAGGGTTGGCAGGTCGTCGTTTTGGACGATCTCTCTTCGGGCAGCCCGAGCAACCTCACCGGCGCGCCGTCCCATTTGGAGATGCGGGTGGGGTCGGTTTGCGATCCTGAAGCAGTCCGTTCGGCGGTGGAGGGGTGCGATGTGGTCTTCCACCTGGCCGCGATTGCGAGCGTGCAGCGGTCGGTCGAGGATCCCGTGGGCACGGGCCGCGTCAACGTCGAGGGAATGGTGAGGGTGCTCGAGGCGGCGACTCGTGCCGGGTCTCGCGTCGTCTTCAGCTCTTCCTCGGCCGTGTATGGAGACGCTGACGCGTTACCGGTCTCCGAATCCGCTCGGCCCCTGCCCTGCAGCCCATACGCGGTTCACAAGCTGTGCGGCGAGATGTACCTTCAAGCGTTCTGGTCGACGGGCGGCCTGATCTCGCGCTCGCTCCGTTACTTCAATGTGTATGGGCCAAGGCAGGACCCTCAGTCTGAGTACGCAGCCGTCATCCCCAAATTCGTCACACGGGCGATTCGCGGCGAGCCGCTCGTGATCTTTGGTGACGGTGGGCAGACGCGGGACTTCGTGTTCGTCGAGGACGTGGCGCGTGCGAACTTGCTGGCAGCGGAGCAGGGCAGCGGCGAGTCTTTCGTGCTCAATATCGGATCGGGCGTCAGCCTCTCGGTCCTGGATCTTGCGAAGAAGGTCATCGAGATTGCCGAGTCGAACTCGCAGATCGTTTTCGAACCTCCGCGCCCTGGAGAGGTGCGCGACAGCCGTGCCGACACCGCCCTGGCGCACGCGCAACTCGGGTTCGATGCCTCGACCCCGCTTGAAGAGGGGCTCAGGCGAACCCTGGAGTATTGGCGCGATCGGGAAAGTTGCCAATGAATCGCATGGAGTTGGGAACCTCGGGCGGTGGAGGCGCAGTCCAATTCTCGATGGTACGCATCTCGTTGCTTGCGGTAGGTTTAGCGCTGGGGCTGACCTCCTTCGCTCAGGCACAGCTCACGCCCGAAGCCGCGACGCAGAACGCCTTGGCGGGTCTGAGGATGCACCCTTCAGCGTGGCTGAGAATGGACGGCCAAGACACCGTCGGCAACGTGGCCAATCGGTTCATTGGCGACCTCTACTGGTATTCCAGTTTTGATGCGCTGGGACTGCCTGTAGCCAAAGCCGAACTGCAAGAGTTCCTCAACGGCAACCTTCGAGTCCGAACCGTCGGCGACGGCGTTACGCTGTGGCACTACGATTTGGCTAGGTTCGCCTACAACGCGACGACCTACGGCGCCTTTTCCGGATCGCCCCCGCCCACGTACTTGACGAATTTGATCAAGGGCATTGGCACGCATGCCGAAGGGCAGACGACGCATTTGGTGCGTTTGATTCGGGAGACCTACGATGGCGGATTCGCCCAGTTCAAGCCGTGGATCGTGGGAGGAGCTTCCTCCTTGCTGACCGGCGGGCAGTCGATGGACGATCCCGTTCTCGGCAACCAGCGAACCTATGTGTCTTCGGCGGCCGTGGAATACGCGGTCTTCTGGACCGGCCAACCTGCGAACCGCTCGCTCGCCTTCGAAATCATCAGCGATCCGAAGTTTGGGGGCAAGATCGTCAACGCCGTGTACTTTGCGAGCGTCAGCGCGGTCGGCAATCAGAGCCGGTTGGTTGAGTGGACGATGATGGTGCGCCCGGACGTGATCCCGGCGGCAAGCAACTTCGTGTTCGTGCCTCCTGCGGGCGCGAAGCCGATTCCCAAGACGGGCGGTTCGTACTGAGATCCTAGCCCTTCGAAGGGATGAACTGGCTCACCCACGGGCCGAAGCCCTGCGGCGACCGCGTCTGGATGTAGAGGATCCCCGGTCCGACGAACTCGGCAACGAAGCCTTCGCCCGAAGTGAAGCTGCCCAGCCAACTCTTGGCGGCTCTCCGGATGGTGAAGTTCATGCCATCGGAAAACGCGACGATGTGGCCGGTGTCGACAATGTACGGCTGGCCCTCCATTAGGCGCACGGCATGTACCGCGCCAAAACTCGAAACGAGCAAGGTGCCGGTTCCAAAGACCCTCAATATGAACAATCCCTCCCCGGCGAAGAAGCTCCTTCCGCTCAGTTTGGTCTCCATCTCGAGCGAGGTATCTCCCGCGAGATAGCAGCCGCTCGTGACCATATAGCCTTGATGGGAGAGTTGCAGCGGGACGATATCCCCCACCGCTGCGGGCGCCAAGAGCACCTCTCCCGCCCCGCGGTCCGCCGTGAAAGTCGACTGAAAAAGGCTCTCGCCCCCGAAGAGCCTTCCGATCGCCTTTCCGAGTCCGCCCGCCATTTTTGATTCGACGGTGATCGTCGGCGACATGCTGACCATCGCGCCGCTTTCGGCCCGGATGCTGTCTCCAGGTTCGAGCATCATTCGCGCCACGGCGAAGGAGGGTTGGTAAAGAATCTCGTAGTTCATTCGGCAAATCTCTCACCTTCGATACGATTCGGGAAGCGGGTTCGGCGCGCCGAACGCCCCAGCGGCTCAGGGAGCCACGTGCCAAGATGAAAGTTCGCATGTCGAGTCTGGAACTGTCCGCTGACACGAAAGGGGCGCCCCACGAAAACCCATCGAAGGTGGTTTGGGCGCTCGCTTGGCCTGCCGTCGTGCTCAACGGAATGCAGGTTCTCAACATGCTTCTCGATAGCGCGTTTATCGGCAGGTTGGAAAGCGCCGCGCTGCTTGCCTACGGCGCGCTCACCAA
The genomic region above belongs to Candidatus Nitrosymbiomonas proteolyticus and contains:
- a CDS encoding heparinase II/III-like protein, with protein sequence MKTSRITLTTAIVAGLAMQSAAQSSLSNFAANSASTLSPVSFTWGGTFVPANSGEVTAMGQMLPFGAPVRPHLTLNAQRITRINQLKNTDATMQTYYAGLIDHVDWLLLQPVYTVQNVDSRMSEERITALALAYRLTNNTAYAEKARQYLSTLVAMPDWRAEATVLHVLAEFTSAAAIGYDWLHDYLTPSERSALRSAIVNKGLNVALARYRSGSTQQWWTWSGLNIAMVCNSGFITGALAIRDTDPSVSSEVLAHAQKSLSIAMASLNNDGGWIEHHGYWVYGVGRLIRGFDMLETSLGTDLGLDAGGFLSKTGLYKVLAGGRGPRGTACFDFGNTYPLNEGSPELYWLASKFGQAPLAAYQKTLHQDGQLIKPWDLIWYVPSTSADLANLPKAGVFRNNAQFFARNSWSTVEPNAIAFKGGDNKANHNQLDIGHFLYESQGVRWFLDLGRTADQQPGPGGKFYRNSTLGHNTLRFNEGEQPSTAQASMIAFSNRDANQFGIIDGTQATGGAAALWKRGVALRGGSTVVVQDEWTAAPRTRVDWTAYTTATLEPGPGRKSVYMTKDGKTVTVAILYPPTVSFQVSSGYIKAPESPIPGLKKVTLMYRPTTIWNRMVVAIMPGRRALSDFNSVRQSFLDDWVNEANLP
- a CDS encoding glycosyl transferase family 1 produces the protein MVAPYRVPVYEELGGAFETLVLFSGRERNRGSWERVLGQFRSCRWKQVWGFALRFARRAEQGAIDQQYLHLDPGYFFELLRYRPHAVISNEMGFRTLAALFYGFLFRRPVWVWWGGTLHTERNLSRRKRAWRKWFVGRVRRWISYGETSTEYLESLGVSRERVLQIQNCVDERRFQPEGERLIDVHPKPVVLYTGQMIRRKGVDRLIESAARLQSGGAEFSLLLVGGGAEAESLQEQAASLGLRHLVFHGAVAADQMPAVYRSADLVVFPTLEDVWGLTANEAILCGKPVLTSIYAGCAEEIIPSEQRFDPHDPDQFDKALGSAIRKGLIPPSRDSLWTCERTGKTIAEAISSVFL
- a CDS encoding LPS biosynthesis protein WbpP — protein: MKALVTGGAGFIGSHVALGAAAKGWQVVVLDDLSSGSPSNLTGAPSHLEMRVGSVCDPEAVRSAVEGCDVVFHLAAIASVQRSVEDPVGTGRVNVEGMVRVLEAATRAGSRVVFSSSSAVYGDADALPVSESARPLPCSPYAVHKLCGEMYLQAFWSTGGLISRSLRYFNVYGPRQDPQSEYAAVIPKFVTRAIRGEPLVIFGDGGQTRDFVFVEDVARANLLAAEQGSGESFVLNIGSGVSLSVLDLAKKVIEIAESNSQIVFEPPRPGEVRDSRADTALAHAQLGFDASTPLEEGLRRTLEYWRDRESCQ
- a CDS encoding mitochondrial biogenesis AIM24 codes for the protein MNYEILYQPSFAVARMMLEPGDSIRAESGAMVSMSPTITVESKMAGGLGKAIGRLFGGESLFQSTFTADRGAGEVLLAPAAVGDIVPLQLSHQGYMVTSGCYLAGDTSLEMETKLSGRSFFAGEGLFILRVFGTGTLLVSSFGAVHAVRLMEGQPYIVDTGHIVAFSDGMNFTIRRAAKSWLGSFTSGEGFVAEFVGPGILYIQTRSPQGFGPWVSQFIPSKG